ATCTGCAGAACGAGGTCACGCGCCCTGAGCATATTCGCGAGATCCTGCACACGGGGCACTTCAAAGACATTGGCGTCTGTCTCGATACCGGCCACGCACATCTGGGCGACGGCGTCTCTGAGACCATCGCGCAGCTTCGCGAGTTCATTCGCACCGCTCATCTGCACGACAACCACGGCAACAAGGACGAGCACCTCTGGCCGGGCGAGGGCGAGATTGCCTGGGACGAAACCATGCAGGAGCTGAAGTCCGCGCCGCAGACGCCGGCCGGGGTGCTGGAGATTCACTACGCGCTGGAGGAGCCGAACGAGGTCATCGTCGAGAAGGCTCAGCGCGCCTTTGAGAAGTTCTAAAAGAAGACGGATATGACTGAAGAAACAAACGTAACCAACACTGCGACAGAAGCGCCGCTCACCACCATTGCGCGCATCGGCGAGCATGAAGGCAAGACCATCACGCTGCGCGGATGGCTCTATAACCTGCGCGAGAGCGGCAAGCTGCTCTTCCCCATCTTTCGCGACGGCAGCGGAACCATTCAGGGCATTGTGCCCAAGGCCGCGGTCGCGCCCGAGGTCTTTGAGCGCATCAAGGGGCTCACGCAGGAGTCTTCTGTCATCGTCACCGGCAAGGTTCGCGCCGACCATCGCGCCCCCGGCGGCTATGAGCTGGACGTGGAGAACGTCGAGGTGGTGCAGCGCGTGCCCGAAGATACTCCCTTCCCCATCTCGCTCAAGGAGCATGGCACCGACTTCCTGATGGAGCATCGGCACCTCTGGATTCGCACGCCGCGCCAGTCGGCCATTCTGCGCATTCGCGCCGAAATCATCAAGGCGGCGCGCGACTTTCTTGACGACAACGGCTTCATCCTGACAGATCCGCCGATTCTCACGCCCGCGGCCTGCGAGGGCACCAGCACGCTCTTCCCGGTGGAGTACTTTGGCGACGAAGCCTACCTGACGCAGAGCGGCCAGCTCTACATTGAGAGCACGGCGCTCGCGCTCGGCAAGGTCTATTCGTTTGGGCCGACGTTCCGCGCGGAGAAGTCAAAGACGCGCCGCCACCTTACTGAGTTCTGGATGGTCGAGCCAGAGTGGGCTTATGCCGGCCTCGATGACCTGATGGGTCTGGCCGAGCAGTTCATCAGCTTCATCGTCGGGCGCGTGCTCACGCGCCGCGCCGCTGACCTGAAGGTGCTGGGCCGCGATGTCGCGAAGCTTCAGAGCATTCAGGCGCCGTTCCCGCGTTTGAGCTACGATGAGGCCGCGCAGATGCTCAATGACGCGCATGCCAAGGGCCTGCTGGAGCATCCTTTTGAGTACGGCAATGACTTTGGCTCGCCGGATGAGACCTACATCTCCTCGCAGTTTGACCGCCCGGTGATGGTGCATCGCTACCCTGCTGCCGTCAAAGCCTTCTACATGGAGCCGGACCCGGAGAACTCGAAATATGCGCTCTGCGTTGACGTGCTGGCGCCGGAGGGCTACGGCGAGATCATCGGCGGCTCGCAGCGCATCTCTTCGTATGAGCTGCTCAAGCAGCGCATTGAAGATCATCAGCTCCCGCTGGAAGCCTTTCAGTGGTATCTCGATCTGCGTCGCTATGGGTCGGTGCCGCACTCCGGCTTCGGCATGGGCATTGAGCGCGCCGTCGCCTGGATCTGTGGCCTGGAGCACGTGCGCGAGACGATCCCGTTTGCGCGCACGCTGAACCGGATTTATCCATAGCGCGACACTGCCGATTTATTGCTATGCAGGTGTACTGAATTCATCGAAATTCAGTACACTGGGTCGTTTCCTATGATCGTTCGAACGCAATCCGTGGCCATTGGGTGCGGCTTCAGCCGCGCCCTGGCATTTGGTTAGCGGGCCGGGCTGCCTGAGCCGGGGCGGGGCTTGAGCCTCGTCCGCAACTCTTTGCCTGAGACCAAAAGAGAGCGATTATCATGTCGAAAGAAACAGAGAAAATGGCCGCGGAAAAAGCCGCGGTCGCCGGACTCACCTCCGGCCCTATCTACAGCGGAACGCAGGCCCTGCCCCCGCGCAAAATCAAGCTCATCGGTGTGCCCCTCGATATGGGCGCCTCGCGCCGCGGCGTGGACATGGGTCCCTCTGCCGTGCGTGTGGCCGGCCTGGAAGCGCGCCTGGAGGCGCTGGGCCATCAGGTGACCGATGGCGGCAACATCAGCGTAGCCATCGCCGAAACCAAGCACTCCGGCGAGCAGAATGCCCGCTACCTGCAAGAGATCACCGAGACCTGCACCAAGGCGGCCGGCATGGTCACCAAGGCACTGGAACAGGGCATGACGCCGCTGGTGATTGGCGGCGATCACTCCGTCGCGGCGGGCAGCGTCTCTGGCGTGGCCGAGTACTACCGCCATCAGAACCAGCGCATCGGCCTTCTCTGGATTGACGCCCACGGCGACATGAATACGCCGGAGACCTCGCCCAGCGGCAACGTGCATGGCATGCCGCTCGCGGCGCTGCTTGGCCTGGGGCCGGAATCGCTGGCGAACATCTGCGGATGGAGCCCCAAGGTGCTGCCCGAAAACACTGTGCTCATTGGCGTGCGCGACATCGACGCTACCGAAAAAGAGAACATCAAGCGCGCCGGCGTCACCGAGGTCTACACCATGCGCGACATTGACGAGCGCGGCATGCGCACCGTGATGGAAGAAGCCCTGCGCGCGGCCGGACGTGGCACGGCCGGCTACCATGTCTCGCTCGACATGGACTGGATTGACCCGGAAGACGCCCCCGGCGTTGGGACGCCCGTCCGTGGCGGCGCAACGTATCGCGAGGCACACCTGGCTATGGAGATCATCGCCGACCACGGCCGCATGGTCAGCTTTGAGCTGGTCGAGGTGAATCCGGTGATCGACGAGCACAACCGCACCGCTGATTTAGCGGTGGAGCTGATCTGCTCGGCGTTTGGGAAGAAGATTTTGTAAAAGGATCATTGGGCGTTTCTGCTTTTTCGCAATCGCTGCGAGCAAGCAGGAACGCCGCTTATCTCCACATAAACCGCTCTACAAAGGCATACTCAATCAATGCCCACATCGCGGGTGCGCCCAGTGCAATCTGCATGACCGTCGCGGCCACCCCAAGCTTCCAGCCTTTCGCGAAGAGTTTCTTTGTTTTCTCAGAAAAGATCTGCATGACAAATAGAGCCACGAGGACAAGGCATAGTGCTTGCCATATGTACTCCGTCCCGTATGGCCGTTGATAGGCGAAGCCAAGCAGCGCGGGAATGGCCAGCACTCCTGCCACGGCTTCTACGATGTCGATCCGGCTGACCAATCTCGGTTTCTTTCTGTAGAGGAAAAAGCGTCCGGAAGCGCTTGCCAGCAGCAATCCCGAGAAGACCCAAAGATAGATGCGCCAAATCAGCGTACTGGAGTTGGAGAACTACGCAGCATCATGCAGCGGCGTGATCTTCTTTCTCCTGGCTTTGCCAGCGCGCGCAAGGTCGTACTGCACCTGCAAGTTCATCCATAGCTCGGGCGTGGTATTGAATGCTTCAGCCAAGCGGATCGCCATGTCCGCGGAGATGCCGGCCCTGCCGTTCAATACACGCGAGAGAGCCACACGCGAAACTCCCAGATGAGTCGAGGTCGCAGTCACCGGGCGTCCATTCAAGTATTCGGCTAAAATTTCGCCGGGGTGAGGCGGGTTATACATTCGCATGGCAGATCCTAATGATAATCCTGATAGTCAACCAGTATCGCGTCCGGTCCATCGAAGCGAAACGTCAAGCGCCAGTTCCCATTTACCTTCACTGACCAGTGTCCTTCCCGATTTCCTTTGAGGGGGTGCAAGTCCCAGCCGGGGGCGCACATATCCTCGGGTCGTGTTGCCGCATGCAAGGCGGCAAGCTGAAGTCGCAGCTTGTTTGCATGTGCCGGTTGTATGCCCGCCTTTGATCCCGTCAGGAAAAATCTTTCCACGCCGGGGTGCCTGAAAGACCGAATCATCGAGATCACTGTATCGTTTAGCGATACACGCGTCAACCGCAATTTCCGGCATATACTGAGGCTTCGTCATGAAAAAACTCCGTATCGGCATCCTCTTCGGCGGGCGCAGCGGCGAGCATGAAGTCTCGCTGCTCTCGGCGGCCTCGATTCTCAAAGCCATTGACCGCAAAAAGTATGAGGTGGTGCCTATCGGCATCACCAAGCAGGGCCGCTGGGTGACGGCGGATGCGGCCGAGTTGCTGCTCGCCAACGGCAGCGCCAAAGCAGAGCCGCGACCCTTGCGCGCCGGCGACCCGGACACCACACCCGGCGCTGCCGTGCTGGCGAAGGGCGAGGCTGTCATCGTTCCGCCGGTACCGCAGCAAGCCAGCCAGGGCGCGCTGGTGCCTTTTGAGACCCAAGCCAGCACGCTTACCGCCGATTCTGCGCGGCAGGCGCTCCAGCTCGATATCATCTTCCCCGTGCTGCACGGCACCTTTGGAGAAGACGGCACCATCCAGGGGCTGCTGGAACTGGCCGGCATCGCCTACGTCGGCTCGGGCGTGCTGGGCTCGGCCACCGGCATGGACAAGGACATCATGAAGCGGCTCTTCGCCTCTGCGAAGCTGCCCATCACAAAGCACGTCACCTTTCTGCGTCCCGAGTGGGAGAAAAATCCGCGCAAGATCACCACGCAGATTGAGGCGGCGCTCAAGTATCCCGTCTTTGTGAAGCCGGCGAATCTGGGCTCCTCGGTCGGCATCTCGAAGGCGCGCGACCGCAAAGAGCTGAAAGCCGCGATCGAACTCGCCGCCGGCTTCGACCGCAAAATCGTCGTGGAGCAAGGGGTGGGCGGCAAACGCGGCAAGGCCCGCGAGCTCGAAGTCGCCGTGCTCGGCAACAATGCGCCGGAAGCGTCGGTAGTGGGCGAAATCGTCCCCGGCAAGGAGTTCTATGATTACGAGGCCAAATATCTCAGCGAAGGCTCGGTGCCTATCATTCCGGCCAAGCTGACTAAAGCGCAGTCGAAGCAGATTCGCGAGATGGCCGTGGCGGCCTTCCGCGCCTGCGACTGCGCCGGGCTGGCCCGGGTCGATTTCCTGATGGAGCCGGGCACCTCGGGCCGCATCTATCTGAATGAAATCAATACGCTGCCCGGCTTTACCTCCATCAGCATGTACCCTAAGCTCTGGGAGGCCAGCGGGTTGCCGTACTCCAAGCTCATTGACCGGCTGATTGAGCTCGCGCGTGAGCGCCGCGCCGAGCAGGATCGCAACCGCTACAGCCTTTAACAGCTTTTGAAGAAACCCTTCCGCCCCCGGCGGTGTCAGATACAACAGAGGGAGCCTCGCGCTCCCCCTTCTACGCACCCAACAGGAGCGCAAAGAAAAATATGACCCTGCTCGATGCTCCGCCATTCAATGCGCGCCGCGCCCTCTGGATCAAACGCATCTCCATTGCTGCCGTGGTGCTCTTCTTTGCCGGCTTTACCGGAACCATTCTCTACGTGCTCGATTTTCCCTGGCAGCTCTGGAACTGGCCCTCGGATCATCGCGTGAACCTGTTTCTGGATGATGTCGAGGCCGGCAATCTGCAAAAGGCCTACGGCCAGTGGAACAACGACTTTCAGTGGCAGCAGCACCCTGACCGCTACAAGCTCTACAACTTTGCGGCCTTCCAGCGCGACTGGGGTGCGCACAGCGACTATGGCGTCATCAAGAGCCACCGCATCATTGTGGCCAAGCATGTCGGCAATGGAGTGGTGATGGGCGTCGATATCAATGGCGGCTCCACGCCTATCTTTTTGCGCGTGGATAACAAGACCCATCAGATTGGCTTCTCGCCGATCGAGTTATACATAGGCCAATAGCGCGGGTTATTCCTGCTCCCAGAGGGAGCAGAGCCCCAGCAGGGCGCATCCCAATGCGCCCCATGCGGCTGCATGGGGCAGCAGGATTCCCGCTGCCGCTAACGCAAGCCCCAGCCGCGCATACAGCCTGACCAGCGGGTCTTCGCTGCGCAGAGGATGGCTCCATTGCAGGAGCCTGCGGCGGAATGAGGCGGCCTGAGAGAAGTGGCGCGGAGGCTGTGTGATGGATGGCATCGCGGCTTCCTCCTTACACTCTCAGCATCGCGCCAGGGTGTCGCGGCTTGCAGTGCCGTCTGTCAGCAATCGGCCGTGACAGTTGTCATGCCGCGCAAACACCGAGGGAATTCTCTTGCCAATGCTCCCGTGACAGGCACAAAATGCATTCCACCGTGGCTTCTGCGCCGCGCGCCAGCCACGCGGAGGTGAGAGATGTGCTTCAGCCCATCCGGTCTTCGTTGCTTTTCCTCGTTCTGTGTACTCTGATTTCCCCGGTCTTTGCGGCCTCTCTGCGCGACCGCATCGGCCCACATCCCACGCCGCCGTTTACCGATGAAAGCGCCGGCTTCTCGGTGCCTTTCCAGTACTTTGAGCACCACCTGTATGTCACCGTTTCGGTTAACGGGCAGGCGGGGCTCAGCTTTCTGGTGGATACCGGCACCAGCGCCAATATTCTCGATCTGACGGTCTCGCGCCAGCTCGGCATTCCGGTTGAAAAAATTACGCGCGCCCGCGACCTGGGCCTGGGTGGAGGCAAAGTCTCTATCGCCGGAGCGCAGCATGTGGATGTGCGCCTCGATCATCACCTGATCGCCGACACGCTCGCGATTGTGGACCTGCATGCGCTTGCCAGCGACATGCGGCATCCGATCGATGGAATTCTCGGCTATCCGCTGCTTCGCCGCTTTGTGACGGGCATCAATTTTGAAACCAGCCAGATTACCTTATGGCCGGCGAAAAGTTTTCGTTATCACGGCGGCGGCGAGATCATGGCCCTCAGCCGCAAGGGTAACGTCCCCACCATTCCCATTACGGTGGCGACGGTGACGCAGCTCACGAGAAATGCGCGCGTCGAGGTCGATACCGGCAGCGACGCCACACTGCTGCTCTATCCGCAGTATGCGCACCGCGCGCATCTCGACAATTCATTTCTGAAGATGAAGTCCGGGCAGGCTTATGGGCTGGGCGGACTCTTCCCGGTACGGCCGGGCGTGCTCGGCTCCATGACCATGGGCAACATCATGGTGGTGCGATTCATTGCGTTTCTGATGCAGACCAAGCCGCTGGTGACAAGGCGCGATGTCTGCGGCGTGATCGGGACGTCAGTGCTGGGCAGCTACCGGCGAGTGATCTTTGATGTGCCGCGCAACCGCATTATCTTTGAGCTGCCGCCGGCGATTCCGCCCCTGCGTCAGGCATCGAATGCGCCGCCGCCGGGGCCGTCACTCTGACGCAGCTTCCAGCGCGGGCTCCGCGGAGCTGCTGCGCCAGTCCAGCGCCGCGTTCAGCAGCAGATGGACCATCTGTTGCAGCGTCTCCTCGGGCAGCAGTTCCGGGCTGAACTGGTGATTGAGCGCCAGGCCTTCGAGCACGGACTCGACCAGCAGCATACGCTGCTGCTGCTCGCGCGTGACCGGACCGTTCAGGCTCGGCAGACGGCCCTCCACGCACTCCAGCTCCACCTTGCATTGCTTGCGCAGGTGCTCCAGCAGCAGCTTGCGGCGCAGTTCAGGATGCCGTGCGGCAAACTGCTTGAATTCCAGTTGCACCAGAATCTGCCCGGCGTCTGGAATGCGTTTGGCTATCCACTGCTCAAAGTGCTCAAGCTGCTTTTCAGGGGGAACCGCTTCTGCCTGCAGGCGCAGCATCTCGGCTTCGTACTCCGCCAACGCCTGGTTGCGCAGGGCGAAGATTGCCGCTTCCTTGTTGGCAAAGTTCGCGTAGAACGCGCCCCGGCTGCGCCCGGCCTCGGCAGCAATGTCTTCAATGCGGGCGGCTTCAAATCCATCCCGTGCAAATACCTTGCGGGCCGCTTCCAGCAGCGCCTTGCGAGTTGCCTCGCTGCGCATCGCCTGCCGCGAACCGGCAGGAGCAAATTGTTCGAGCACTGTGGACATACAACGGGCATCCCCCGCCCGTACTTCCATCATATACATACACGCATGTATATATTTCTGACGGCGGCATGACTTTTATTTCATCAAACCAGCTCCGCTGAAGGCCCACATCGGCAAATTGTGGGCCTTTCCGCGGAAGATTGCAGCTCTTCCCGGTTACGCCGCCTCGTCATCCTCGGCAGGTTTGCGGGCGCCGGCGATGATCTTTTCCGCAATGCTTTGCGGCACCACGTCGTAGTGGTCCATGTCCATGTGGAAGCTGCCCCGGCCTTGGGTCAGCGCGGTGAGCGCCTGGCCGTAGTTGAGCATTTCGGCCATGGGCACCTGCGCCTGAATCACCATGCCGTCGCCGGAATGGCGCTGCATCTGTCCCTGCACGCGCCCGCGCCGCTGGTTCAGGTCGCCCATCAGCGCGCCGGCAAACTCGCCGGGAGCTTCCACTTCGACGGCCATCACCGGCTCCAGCAACACGGGCCGCGCCTGCTCCATGCATTTGCGAAAGGCCAGCCGCCCGGCCATCTTGAATGACATCTCATTGGAGTCCACGTCGTGATAGCTGCCGTCGTAGAGCGTCACCTTGAAGTCCACGACCGGAAACCCCGCCAGATAGCCCCGCGCCGCCGATTCCTGAATGCCCTTCTCGACCGCCGGAACAAACTGCCGCGGAATCGCGCCGCCAAAAATCTCATTCGCAAAGGCAAAGCCCGCGCCTCGCTCCAACGGCTCCATGCGAATTTTGCAGTCGCCATATTGCCCGTGGCCGCCGGTCTGCTTTTTGTGGCGGCCCTGCGCCTCGGCGCTGCCGCGAATCGTCTCGCGATAGGGCACCTTGGGCGGCTTGAGCGTCACCTCAGTGTGGTAGCGCTTCTTGAGCTTCGACACCAGGGACTCGATATGCGGCTGCCCCGCCGCCGCAATCAGAAATTCGTTGGTCTGCGGATCGCGGAAGAAGCGCATCAGCAGATCCTCTTCCATCAGCTTGTGCACGGCCGGGGCCAGCTTGTCCTCATCGGAGCGGCTTCTTGGCTCAATCGCCCAGGTCATGGCGGGCTCGGGCATCGGCACCGGCTCAAAAAACACTTCATGTCCTTTCTCGCCGAGCGTGTCGCCGGTGGCTGTGTCCTTGAGCTTGGCCACTGCGCCAATGTCGCCTGCATGCAGCTCGGCGACGGCCTCAGCGTTGTGCCCTTGCATGACCGAGAGATGCGCGAGCTTCTCCGTGGTGCCTCGCGAATAATTCACCACGCTGGCATCGTTCTTCAGGCAGCCGGAGAAGACTTTGAAGAAGCTGATGCGGCCGGCGAAGGGATCGGTCATCGTCTTGAAGATATACAGCGCCAGCGGCTCGGCATCGTCCACGCGGCGCAGGACCATTTCTCCCTCGGCCGCCTCTGCCGCAGCCTGGGCTGCGTCGGCATGCCCATTGCCGACTGCTTGCGCCATGGTGGCGCGGGCGCGCGCGGCCACCGGCTGGCGCTCCAGAGGCGACGGCGCATAGACCTTCAGAAAATCCAGCAGATGATCGGCGCCCACCTCGGTTAATCCGCTCGCATAGAGCACGGGAAAGATGCGGTCTTCGCGAATCGCCTCATGCAGAGCGGTGATCAGGTGCTGCTCGGGCAGCGTGCCCTCGGCAAAGAACTCTTCCATCAACTCATCCTTGCCCTCGGCCACCAGTTCGACCAGCGTCTCATGCGCTTCCTTTGCGGCATCCGCCAGCTCGGCAGGAATCTCGACAATCTTGCCCCGTCCGTCGCCCATGGGCTCATAGGCAAAGGCCTGCATCGTGATCAGGTCCACCACGCCCACAAAGACGCCGTCGCGGTGCCACGGCACCTGCACCGGAACTACGCTGCGCCCATAGCGCTCGCGCAGCGCCGCGAGTGTCTCCTCATAACGTTCGGCCGCGCGGGCATGATCCATCTGGTTGAGCACAATCGAGCGCGGCATCGCCGACTCTTCGGCATACTTCCACACGCGCTCGGTGATGCTTTCAACGCCGTTCACGGCATGCACCACCATCAGGGCTGATTCCACGGGCAGCATGGCGCAGCGGGCCTCGGGCGCGAACATGTGAAAGCCCGGCGTGTCGACTAGGTTCACCTTCACGCCATTCCATTCCGCATAGGCGACGCAGTTGTGCATGGTGGTGCCGCGGACCACATCTTCTTCGTCATAGGCGGTGATGGCCGAGCCATCTTCCACGCGGCACAGGTTGGCAGTCACGCGGGCGGCATGCAGCATGGCGGAAATGAGCGTGGTCTTTCCGCAGTGCGCATGCCCGGCTAAGGCTACGTTGCGAATCTCCTGGCTGGCATAGGTTTTCATGGCGTGCTCCTTTTCTGTGGGAGGGGCCAGGGCAGAGCGGCCCCGGCGCAAGTGAATGAAAAACAGGCATCGGGCGGAAGAGAGTGCAGGCACAGGGATGGATGGCGGGCGTCGTGAAAGGCGTCGGGGTGGTGCGTGTGCCGGTGCTGCGGATCCCGCTCCATCGAGAACTCCGCGCGCATGCGCCGGGCGGCGCATGTGGCCTCATTCTTCTCAGGATGGTCGAAGCTTTCGCCGCGCAAATGCCTCGGCATCCCTTGAAGCTACGGATACTAGCACAGGCTGCCCTGTGCGGTCAGTGGGGCGCAAAAGGCGGCTTTCACAGCCCGCACAGCCAGCGGCCGGGCTGGCGCGGTACACTGCATCCCAAAGTAAAGTGAATCGATTCTTCTATCTCATCTGGCTCATTGGCGCGGGCGTCTGGTTCTTTGATGCCGTGTTGAGCATGCACCGCCACTATCTGGCGCGCGGGCTGGCGCAGGCCGGGGTGGCAGCGGGCTTTCTTGCGGTGGGGATGCTTTTTCGCCAGAGCTACCGGCGGCAGCAGCAGCGCCGCCAGCGGAAGAACGGCGGCGATGGAAAGAATGGAAGCAGAAAAACCTGATACCCCAAACCGATAGCAGGGTGCCCCGGGTCCGTGTGTCCGGACCCGGGATCAACGATCAAGGCGTTCCCTTTACATCTCCTTCGCGGCGATCGCCACGCTCTGTTCAAAGATGTCGAGCGCAATCTTCGCCTCATGCTCATTCACAATGAGCGGCGGGGCCAGACGGATCGAGGTCTCGCCGCAACCCAGCACCAGCAGTCCGCGCTCAAAGCACAGGTCCACGATGCGGTCGCGCAGCGCCGGAGCCACCTCGCGCGTCTTCTGGTCCTTCACAAACTCCACGCCGATCATCAGTCCGCGCCCGCGCACGTCGCCCACCACGGGATGCTTCTCTTTCCAGGTGCGCAGCCGCTCCAGTATTTCGCCGCCGCGTTTGGCGGCATTGGCGATGCCCTCGCGCTCCAGCACATCCATGGTGGCCAGCGCCGCGGCAATCGCCACGGGGTTGCCGCCAAAGGTCGAGGCATGCGAGCCCGGCTTCCAGTCCATGATTTCAGCCCTGGTCATGCAGATGCTCAGCGGCATGCCTGAGGCAATGCCCTTGGCGATGCAGACAATGTCCGGCTCCACGCCGGAGTCCTGAATGGCCCACCACTGCCCGGTGCGGCCCGCGCCCGACTGCACCTCATCGGCCACCAGCAGAATGCCGTGCCTGTCGCAAATCTTCCGCAGCTCCTGCAAAAAGATCTTCGGCGCCGGCACATAGCCGCCTTCGCCCTGGATCGGTTCCACAAAGATCGCGGCGACCTCTTCAGGAGCAAGCGTCGTCTTGAAGAGCTTGTCTTCGATGTAGCGCGCGCAGCCCAGCGCAAAGGCTTCTTCCTCCTGCGGGCCGCCGCTGCAGCCGCGATACGCATACGGATACCGCACATGCGTCACGCCCGGCACGAGTGGCGAAAAGCGGCGCTTCTGCTGCGGCTTTGAGGCCGTGAGCGAGAGCGCGCCCATGGTGCGGCCGTGAAACGCGCCGAGAAACGCGATGATGTGCTGGCGGCCGGTGTGGTAGCGGGCAATTTTCAGCGCGCACTCCACGGCCTCGGCGCCCGAGTTGCCGTAGTAGAAGCGGTGCGGCCCCTTCATCGGCGCCAGTTTCGACAGCCGCTCGGCGAGCGTGATCATGTTTTCGTAGTAAAAGTCGGTGCCCGACATGTGAATCAGCTCGGCGGCCTGGCGCTGAATGGCTGTCACCACTTCAGGATGACAGTGGCCGGTCGAGGTCACGGCAATGCCCGCGGCAAAGTCGAGAAACTCGTTGCCGTCCACATCTTCCACACGCACGCCCCGGCCGCGCTTTGCCACCATGGGATAGGAGCGCGTGTAGCTGGGCGAGATCAGGCGGTCATCGGCTTCCACCACAGCCCTGGCGTTGGGGCCCGGCAGCGAGGTGACCAGCTTGGGTCCGTAAGTGTGTCGAATGTCCTCTTCGGCGTGCGTTTCGGTGGTGGGCGTCATTGTCTATTCTCCTTGAGGGCTGCGGATTGTTTGCCGGATGGGTGCGGCACACGGGTGCCGGCGATGGCAAACAGGGTCCGGGTGAGGTCATCGATCGGCCACGGAAGCGCTTTCCGGGCGACAAGCGGGTGCGAGAGGAGTCCTCTTCTACCGGCGGCATCTGCTGCAGAGCACGTGCGTGCCTGCGGAGACGGCGGGGCAGCGGTGACTAGTCGCTGCCGAAGAGGCTAGGTCGCGTGCGGGTGGGCAGCACGCGCAGATGACGCCGGGGAGCAATCGACCGCACAAACGACCGGCTCCAGCTCTTGCGGCTGAAAGCAACCGGGTACGGAATGTGCTTGGTGTGCATCGGCAGGCGTGCTCTCCGTTGGCAGAAGAGTAGCACGCCAAAAGGGATTTGCAGAAGAACTTTGACTCCCGTCCGCCTCAGGAGCGGGCGCGGATGAGAATCCTGTCATGCCGCGATCAGGCCGCGGCCATTGGCTCCGGCTGCCTTCTCTCCAGATAGCGAAACGCTATTCTGAGCAGCATGGGAGTCGCAAATGTGGTCACCACCGCCATTAGAACCAGCGTCGTGAAGAGCTGGCGTCCGATCAGGCCGCTTGCCAGGGCAATGTTGGCAATGACCAGTTCCATGACGCCTCGGCCATTCAACCCGACGCCCAGCGCCCAGCTCTCGGCCTGGTTCAGCTTTGCAAAGCGGCCGCCGAGGTAGCCTCCCAGAATCTTTCCGGCAAAGGAAACCGCCAGCACGGCCGCCACCAGTGGCCAATCCCTGAGGCTGGAAGCGTCGAATTCAAGACCGATGGCCGCGAAAAATACAGGACCGACAAACCCCATCGT
The DNA window shown above is from Acidobacterium capsulatum ATCC 51196 and carries:
- a CDS encoding elongation factor G, with the translated sequence MKTYASQEIRNVALAGHAHCGKTTLISAMLHAARVTANLCRVEDGSAITAYDEEDVVRGTTMHNCVAYAEWNGVKVNLVDTPGFHMFAPEARCAMLPVESALMVVHAVNGVESITERVWKYAEESAMPRSIVLNQMDHARAAERYEETLAALRERYGRSVVPVQVPWHRDGVFVGVVDLITMQAFAYEPMGDGRGKIVEIPAELADAAKEAHETLVELVAEGKDELMEEFFAEGTLPEQHLITALHEAIREDRIFPVLYASGLTEVGADHLLDFLKVYAPSPLERQPVAARARATMAQAVGNGHADAAQAAAEAAEGEMVLRRVDDAEPLALYIFKTMTDPFAGRISFFKVFSGCLKNDASVVNYSRGTTEKLAHLSVMQGHNAEAVAELHAGDIGAVAKLKDTATGDTLGEKGHEVFFEPVPMPEPAMTWAIEPRSRSDEDKLAPAVHKLMEEDLLMRFFRDPQTNEFLIAAAGQPHIESLVSKLKKRYHTEVTLKPPKVPYRETIRGSAEAQGRHKKQTGGHGQYGDCKIRMEPLERGAGFAFANEIFGGAIPRQFVPAVEKGIQESAARGYLAGFPVVDFKVTLYDGSYHDVDSNEMSFKMAGRLAFRKCMEQARPVLLEPVMAVEVEAPGEFAGALMGDLNQRRGRVQGQMQRHSGDGMVIQAQVPMAEMLNYGQALTALTQGRGSFHMDMDHYDVVPQSIAEKIIAGARKPAEDDEAA
- a CDS encoding acetyl ornithine aminotransferase family protein — its product is MTPTTETHAEEDIRHTYGPKLVTSLPGPNARAVVEADDRLISPSYTRSYPMVAKRGRGVRVEDVDGNEFLDFAAGIAVTSTGHCHPEVVTAIQRQAAELIHMSGTDFYYENMITLAERLSKLAPMKGPHRFYYGNSGAEAVECALKIARYHTGRQHIIAFLGAFHGRTMGALSLTASKPQQKRRFSPLVPGVTHVRYPYAYRGCSGGPQEEEAFALGCARYIEDKLFKTTLAPEEVAAIFVEPIQGEGGYVPAPKIFLQELRKICDRHGILLVADEVQSGAGRTGQWWAIQDSGVEPDIVCIAKGIASGMPLSICMTRAEIMDWKPGSHASTFGGNPVAIAAALATMDVLEREGIANAAKRGGEILERLRTWKEKHPVVGDVRGRGLMIGVEFVKDQKTREVAPALRDRIVDLCFERGLLVLGCGETSIRLAPPLIVNEHEAKIALDIFEQSVAIAAKEM